A window of Gudongella oleilytica genomic DNA:
AAGAAGCCAGCAATATAGGATAAGGTTTCCAATAGGAGACCTTATTGTTTGAACTATATCCTCCAAAGAGGAATGAGGTGTTGGATTTGTATCTGAAGAAAGTTGATATCCAGGGATTTAAATCCTTTGCGGAAAAAACCGAAGTCGAGTTTAACAGCAAGGTGACCGCGATCGTCGGCCCAAATGGAAGCGGGAAGAGCAATATCGCTGACGCTATTAGATGGGTTCTTGGAGAGCAAAGCGTCAAGAGCTTAAGAGGTATCAAAATGGAGGATGTTATTTTTTCTGGGACTGAGAAACGAAGAGCCCTTGGTTTCTCTGAGGTAACTATTACCTTCGATAATAGCTCCGGGAAGATCCCAGTAGAGTACGGGGAAGTTGCGGTTACACGAAGGATGTTCAGATCCGGAGAGAGTGAGTACTATATAAACAAAAATGCCTGTCGTTTGAAGGATGTGCGGGAGCTTTTTATGGATACAGGCGTAGGCAAGGAAGGCTATTCGATCATTGGTCAGGGGAAGATCGACGAAATATTGTCCAACAAGCCTGAAGACAGAAGAAATATATTTGAGGAAGCCGCCGGAATAATCAAGTTCAAAACCAGGAAACAAGAAGCGCTGAGAAAACTAGAGAAGACAGAAGTCAATCTTACCAGAATAGGAGATCTTCTCCACGAGATAAAAAATCAAAAGGATCAGCTTAAAGAGGAAGCCGAGAAAGCGAGTGAATTTCAACGATTATTCAGCCAACTTCGCGATCTTGACGTTGCTATGGCTTCAAGAGAAATAAAGAGAATAAGGTCTGCATCTGAAAAACTGGATGTCAAGGAATCTGAGCTTATTGAAGAAAAAAATCTTCTGGAAAACGAAATAGAATCGATTGCAGCTTCATTTGGTAACATAAAGGGGAGTCTTGATAATGCTGAAAAGGCCATAGAGGATAAAAGGGCACTGAAACTTGAGAGCTTTCAACGAAATGAAAGCATTAAGAACAACATCAAGCTACTCCAGGAGAAGGAAACCTATCTACAGAAAGAAATCGACAGGTATAATCGCGAAATCTATGATCTGGAGACATCTTTTTCAGATGGAGGAAGTTACCTCGAAACATCGAGAATAGAACTATTAAACCTGCAGAAGCAAATAAACCAACTTAAGGATGCTTGGAATATATTTGAAAGCAAAAAATCTGAGTTAACTAAGGAAATAGAGAGACTGGATTCTCTATCCAATACTTTACGTAATGAAATAATGGATCACCAGACACGAATATTTTCTCTTAAAAGTGAAGCAGGAACTACAATATCATTTACTGAGAATATTAAAAGGAGGATGACTCAGCTCCAGGAAGAAATAAGCATTATCCAAAGTGATATCAACGATAAAATCGATTCAAAAAATAGACTTGGACGTGAACTTGATAGGTTCAGACAAAAATTGAGATACGGCTTGGACCTGCTGGCCAAGGAAGAGAAAGAGCTTTCCTCGCGTTGCAAGTCAACAAGTGTTTTAGAGGAGAACATTTACGATAAGGACAAGACTCTAAACAACCTTACTGCGACCTTAAAACTCTATGAGGCTATGGAAAAGGATTTTGAGGGTTATTACGGAAGTGTTAAGGCTATAGCAATTAAGGCAAATGAAGACAAAGAATTTGCTAATGGCTATGTGGGATTGGTAGCAGATTTATTTAATGTTGAGGAGCGATATCTTAAAGCAATTGAGATTGCCTTGGGGAGCAATTTACAAAACATTGTGGTAAATAATGAAGAAACTGCCAAAAGATTTATTGGCTATTTGAAGGATTCCAATAAGGGAAGAGCAACATTCATGCCAGTCAGCTCAATAAAGGGAAGCAGGTTAGTTGTTGACAACAATATATTATCATCTAAGGGATACATAGGTGTCGCAAGCAGCCTAATCGATTGCGACAGTCAATTAAAGGAAATATTCATTCAACTCCTTGGCAGGACCTTGATATTCGACTGTATTGATAGCGCAATTGAATACTCTAAGAGATTTTCGTATAAGAGCAAGATAGTAACTTTGGATGGAGATGTAATAAATCCAGGCGGGAGTCTGACTGGAGGGAGCACCAATTCAAGAGCTACTTCGATTCTTAGCAGAAAACAAGCAATAGAGACCATCAAAGTTGAAACTGCAAATTTGATTCTTGAATTGTCATCTTTAAGGAAAACCCTTGAAGCCGAGAATAGAATTATCAAACACCTTAACAACAAAATCAACGAAATTCAAGAGGAAAATAAAAATCAGCATAGCGAGATACTGGACTGTGAGAAACTTTTCGATTTGACTGACCTTGATATTGAACGGCTCAATGCCGAATTGGATAAGAAAACAAACGAGCTTAAAGCGCTACAGCATGAGTTGAGTAATCTAAAAAATAGTTTGGATAAATTAAATACAGAACTATCAGAGGCTTCTATGTCCCTTGAGAAAAAAATAAATATTTCGAGAGCCAATGAAGAAAATCTGATCGCACTTCGTGGCGATTTGGAAAAATTAATTAATGAAATCACTGATATTAGACTTAATATCAACATTCTAGAAAACAGCTCATTTACATTAGAGTCACAAATCAGTCAATTTGATATAAGCGAAAAAGATACCCGAATTTCTTTAGAAAACAAGAAGAATGAATTGCGTTCCATAGAAAACCAGATCATAGCGAACCGAAACGAGATTGAAAACCTGAAGCTTATAATATCTAACGGTCAGGAAGAGGATATCAAGGATGCTGGAGAGCTTGAACAACTACTGCAATCTAAGGACAAGTTAATGGATTCCTTTTATGAGCTTCAGGAAAGGAACAGAATACTTGCTCAGAGACTTGCAAAGGTAGATAGGGAAATTGACAAGCTTGACATGGACAGATCAAGATTTGACATCCAAATTGAGTCAATGACTGAAAGAATGCAAACAGACTACGATCTGGATATTGATGCAGTTTTAGCCTTCAATATTTCAATTGAAAATGTGCGGGAAGAGCAAAATACCATTAAGGAGCTTAGATCAAGGATAAAGGAACTAGGAAATGTGAATATAGGTGCGATAGAAGATTATAAGAATTCTGTCGAAAGATTCCAGTTCCTAACTGCACAATTGAATGACTTGAATTCAGCTCGTGAGGATATCCAATTGGTTATCAGAGACATGGAGAAGAAAATGAGGCACCAATTTAAGAAATCCTTTGACGAAATAAATGAGAAATTTCAGCATACCTTCTCCATTCTGTTCAATGGCGGAAAGGCGAGATTGGAGTTGGAGGGAGGAGAAGATATTCTCACCTCAGGAATCGAGATAATGGCCCAACCTCCCGGTAAGAAACTTCAAAGTTTAATGCTTTTATCTGGTGGTGAGAAATCACTCACAGCTGTTGCCTTATTGTTCGCAATCCTTAAGACCAAGCCATCGCCCTTCTGTATCCTTGATGAAATAGATGCAGCTCTCGATGAGGCAAATATAAGCAGGTACACAAACTATCTTAAAACCTTTGATGATGATACTCAGTTTGTTTTAATAACCCACAGAAAAACAACAATGGAGATAGCGGATATACTTTACGGGGTTACTATGGAGGAAGAAGGAGTTAGCAGACTTATTTCGCTTAGACTTAAGGATTACAGCGAGGCTGGATAGGAGGTAGCTATGTTTAATTGGTTTAAAAAGGATAAGGGGAATATAATTGAGGATAAGGTTCAAAATCAAGGATATCTGGACAAACTGAGGATAGGTCTTTCAAAGACGAGAAAGGAAATGAGCAATAAACTTGAAGACATTTTCACTGGCTACAAGGGTATTGAGGATGAGCTTTTTGAGGATCTTGAGGATATTTTGGTATCTACAGATGCTGGAGTAGGTCCATCAGTCAAAATAATAGAAAGACTTAAAGTAAGAGTGAGAGAGGAAAAGGCAACAGAAAGTCAACAGGTTAGGAACTTACTAAAGGATGAGATCAAGAAATTGATGGTTGAATCTGTACAAGAAAATGATCTTCATCTTGAGCCCCATCCGTCTGTTTTATTGGTGGTAGGGGTAAATGGAGTAGGAAAAACAACGACTATTGGGAAACTGGCTTACGGGTTCAAGCAGAGCGGCAAGAA
This region includes:
- the smc gene encoding chromosome segregation protein SMC codes for the protein MYLKKVDIQGFKSFAEKTEVEFNSKVTAIVGPNGSGKSNIADAIRWVLGEQSVKSLRGIKMEDVIFSGTEKRRALGFSEVTITFDNSSGKIPVEYGEVAVTRRMFRSGESEYYINKNACRLKDVRELFMDTGVGKEGYSIIGQGKIDEILSNKPEDRRNIFEEAAGIIKFKTRKQEALRKLEKTEVNLTRIGDLLHEIKNQKDQLKEEAEKASEFQRLFSQLRDLDVAMASREIKRIRSASEKLDVKESELIEEKNLLENEIESIAASFGNIKGSLDNAEKAIEDKRALKLESFQRNESIKNNIKLLQEKETYLQKEIDRYNREIYDLETSFSDGGSYLETSRIELLNLQKQINQLKDAWNIFESKKSELTKEIERLDSLSNTLRNEIMDHQTRIFSLKSEAGTTISFTENIKRRMTQLQEEISIIQSDINDKIDSKNRLGRELDRFRQKLRYGLDLLAKEEKELSSRCKSTSVLEENIYDKDKTLNNLTATLKLYEAMEKDFEGYYGSVKAIAIKANEDKEFANGYVGLVADLFNVEERYLKAIEIALGSNLQNIVVNNEETAKRFIGYLKDSNKGRATFMPVSSIKGSRLVVDNNILSSKGYIGVASSLIDCDSQLKEIFIQLLGRTLIFDCIDSAIEYSKRFSYKSKIVTLDGDVINPGGSLTGGSTNSRATSILSRKQAIETIKVETANLILELSSLRKTLEAENRIIKHLNNKINEIQEENKNQHSEILDCEKLFDLTDLDIERLNAELDKKTNELKALQHELSNLKNSLDKLNTELSEASMSLEKKINISRANEENLIALRGDLEKLINEITDIRLNINILENSSFTLESQISQFDISEKDTRISLENKKNELRSIENQIIANRNEIENLKLIISNGQEEDIKDAGELEQLLQSKDKLMDSFYELQERNRILAQRLAKVDREIDKLDMDRSRFDIQIESMTERMQTDYDLDIDAVLAFNISIENVREEQNTIKELRSRIKELGNVNIGAIEDYKNSVERFQFLTAQLNDLNSAREDIQLVIRDMEKKMRHQFKKSFDEINEKFQHTFSILFNGGKARLELEGGEDILTSGIEIMAQPPGKKLQSLMLLSGGEKSLTAVALLFAILKTKPSPFCILDEIDAALDEANISRYTNYLKTFDDDTQFVLITHRKTTMEIADILYGVTMEEEGVSRLISLRLKDYSEAG